A DNA window from Nitrospira sp. contains the following coding sequences:
- a CDS encoding Flagellar secretion chaperone FliS (MaGe:77308335): protein MVAQYAQQYQQTQILTSSRVQIVVLLYDAAIHSIELTRRAIDTNNFSDKARFIGRAISIVGELDSVLDYEQGGDIAKSLHRLYDYMLSELIEANAKHMSARLDGPTRCLTTLREAWKEVAAQQQAPLALAR from the coding sequence ATGGTCGCACAATACGCCCAACAGTATCAGCAAACACAGATCCTCACCTCTTCCCGGGTGCAGATTGTTGTCTTACTCTATGATGCCGCCATTCACTCGATTGAATTGACGCGACGCGCCATTGACACTAACAACTTTTCGGACAAAGCGCGCTTCATAGGGCGGGCGATCTCCATCGTCGGGGAACTCGACAGCGTCTTGGATTACGAGCAGGGAGGTGACATCGCGAAATCGCTGCACCGCCTCTACGACTACATGTTGAGCGAGCTGATCGAAGCCAATGCCAAACATATGAGCGCCAGGCTGGATGGCCCGACACGCTGTCTCACCACGTTGCGGGAAGCATGGAAAGAGGTCGCGGCACAGCAACAGGCTCCACTGGCGCTGGCCCGTTAA
- a CDS encoding hypothetical protein (Evidence 5 : Unknown function; MaGe:77308329), whose protein sequence is MLFDVYPCLKFSIRHTDNPLTMNNPMTASIVTQAATTDGEILTVQEVARFLRVPKSTVYKLARVGELPASKIGKHWRFLRRDIHDWMHSRSQAA, encoded by the coding sequence GTGCTATTCGATGTTTACCCCTGTCTCAAGTTTTCTATCAGGCACACCGATAACCCACTCACTATGAATAATCCTATGACCGCATCGATTGTCACTCAGGCAGCCACAACGGATGGCGAGATCTTGACGGTGCAGGAAGTGGCGCGCTTTCTTCGTGTGCCCAAATCCACCGTCTATAAACTCGCGCGTGTCGGCGAACTGCCGGCCTCGAAGATCGGGAAGCATTGGCGCTTCCTGCGACGCGACATCCATGATTGGATGCATAGCCGATCGCAAGCCGCGTAA
- a CDS encoding Chemotaxis protein methyltransferase CheR (MaGe:77308328), producing the protein MGSPVTKAEAEQNKRGMDAETFKLLREFIYEQTGITFQENQKYLLESRLASRLTEHKLATYADYVSYLRFDTYRDRELVSLYGLITTNETYFYRDQPQLDSFIKTVIPAVMEANKSSRQVRIWSAACSSGDEPYTLALMLSDYAPLVNWSIEILATDISEPILKLAKAGVFTAHALRHVPAHLKTRHFNAQGENFAISPTIKSRVKFMNLNLYDRPRLKLVRGIDIVFCRNCLIYFDEKAKHQIATDLAGALKPNGYLIIGFSESLTKMSDVFRSQHVGRSVIYQKL; encoded by the coding sequence ATGGGCAGTCCTGTCACCAAAGCGGAAGCAGAGCAGAATAAGCGAGGCATGGATGCTGAAACCTTTAAGCTCTTGCGAGAATTTATCTACGAGCAAACTGGGATCACCTTTCAGGAGAATCAGAAATATCTTCTTGAAAGCCGCCTTGCCTCGCGTCTTACAGAGCATAAACTCGCAACGTATGCCGATTACGTCAGCTATCTCCGCTTCGACACCTATCGGGATAGAGAACTCGTTTCTTTATACGGTCTGATCACGACGAACGAAACTTATTTCTACCGGGATCAGCCACAGCTCGACTCCTTTATCAAAACCGTGATCCCCGCCGTCATGGAGGCCAATAAATCCTCCCGCCAGGTACGGATCTGGAGCGCCGCCTGTTCATCGGGCGATGAGCCATACACCCTGGCTCTGATGTTGTCGGATTATGCGCCGCTGGTGAACTGGAGCATTGAAATTCTAGCCACCGACATCAGTGAACCGATTCTGAAGTTGGCGAAGGCCGGGGTTTTCACCGCACATGCGTTGCGCCATGTGCCGGCTCATCTCAAGACCAGGCATTTCAATGCGCAAGGCGAGAACTTCGCCATTTCCCCGACGATCAAGAGCCGGGTCAAGTTCATGAATCTCAATCTCTATGACCGGCCCCGCTTGAAGCTGGTGCGAGGCATCGACATCGTGTTTTGCCGCAACTGCCTGATCTACTTCGATGAGAAAGCAAAACATCAGATTGCGACGGATCTCGCCGGCGCGCTCAAACCCAATGGGTATCTGATCATCGGCTTCTCAGAATCCCTGACCAAAATGAGCGACGTATTTAGATCGCAACACGTCGGCCGGTCAGTCATCTATCAGAAACTGTAA
- a CDS encoding hypothetical protein (Evidence 4 : Unknown function but conserved in other organisms; MaGe:77308333) codes for MGISVHQIHNLVRTYQHALQPAQPEKLPQPAREQADRVSLSAEARERHEQVNALPDDNRDNRKRSK; via the coding sequence ATGGGAATCTCCGTGCATCAGATCCACAACCTGGTTCGGACCTATCAACATGCACTTCAGCCGGCACAGCCTGAGAAATTGCCCCAACCGGCGAGGGAGCAGGCCGACCGCGTGTCGCTCTCAGCGGAAGCGCGGGAGCGGCACGAGCAAGTCAACGCGCTTCCAGACGATAACCGCGACAACCGCAAGAGGTCCAAGTGA
- a CDS encoding PilZ domain-containing protein (MaGe:77308331) yields MNHMQSLQESSLAVDERREWIRVDDHLLMECRLAGESVDTPQPGAPPLTDEMIAAAVGKPTADLLARTGDTLATSPFLPWIMKVDWLMEVLLRGMAHMQPDSIAIARLTEVNISGGGISFVSPRPFQPSDLLTLKLILPPFTPVNTMAKVIRMSSLTGTPGYLIATQYVDLSPDHQEDIIRHIIQTQAERLRARRNTGN; encoded by the coding sequence ATGAATCACATGCAATCGCTCCAAGAATCTTCCCTCGCCGTCGATGAACGACGAGAGTGGATCCGTGTCGACGATCACCTCTTGATGGAGTGCCGCCTCGCAGGCGAGTCGGTCGATACCCCTCAGCCAGGCGCGCCTCCACTGACTGATGAGATGATTGCCGCCGCCGTCGGCAAACCGACCGCCGATCTGCTTGCGCGCACAGGCGATACGCTCGCGACGTCGCCGTTCCTCCCGTGGATTATGAAAGTCGATTGGTTGATGGAGGTGCTGCTGCGGGGCATGGCGCATATGCAACCCGATAGCATTGCTATTGCGCGGCTGACTGAAGTGAATATCAGCGGGGGCGGAATCAGTTTCGTCTCGCCGCGTCCGTTCCAACCCTCTGACCTGTTGACGCTGAAATTGATTCTGCCGCCCTTTACTCCCGTCAACACTATGGCGAAGGTTATTCGCATGTCATCGTTGACTGGAACGCCCGGCTATCTCATTGCCACGCAGTATGTCGATCTGTCTCCGGACCACCAGGAAGATATCATCCGCCACATTATCCAGACGCAGGCCGAACGGCTTCGAGCCAGGCGGAATACCGGAAACTAA
- a CDS encoding hypothetical protein (Evidence 4 : Unknown function but conserved in other organisms; MaGe:77308326) encodes MISRTQANPAVPSQSADEDDDAETADTALYEKLGELTRFIDKTIKTISQFSAPMSATTEQLPDATTHLRDLRKLTEEGTHKVMQLVETVEDNRKRVFAQLDALERHLTGDEATALASIRAGLKKDDKPLIDIITALSFQDLVAQRVNKLVTIVEEVEHKLLELVVVFGPYTKGAGKEEAGKASEMLKQLEASKTTSMNQDVADEILKQFGFN; translated from the coding sequence ATGATCTCACGAACGCAGGCCAATCCAGCTGTGCCTTCGCAGAGTGCGGATGAAGACGATGATGCCGAGACCGCCGATACGGCGCTCTACGAGAAGCTCGGAGAGCTCACCCGCTTCATTGACAAGACCATCAAGACGATCTCGCAATTCAGCGCGCCAATGAGCGCCACGACAGAACAATTACCCGATGCCACGACGCATTTGCGCGATCTCCGAAAGCTCACGGAGGAGGGGACGCACAAAGTTATGCAGCTGGTGGAAACGGTGGAAGACAATCGCAAGCGCGTGTTCGCGCAATTGGACGCGCTCGAACGCCATCTGACAGGGGACGAAGCGACGGCACTCGCCTCGATCCGCGCCGGGCTGAAAAAAGACGACAAGCCGCTCATTGACATCATTACGGCCCTGTCGTTCCAGGATTTGGTTGCGCAACGAGTCAATAAACTGGTGACGATCGTCGAAGAAGTGGAGCACAAACTGCTCGAATTAGTGGTCGTATTCGGCCCCTACACCAAAGGGGCGGGGAAAGAAGAAGCTGGAAAAGCATCGGAGATGCTGAAGCAGCTGGAAGCATCGAAAACTACATCCATGAATCAAGATGTAGCCGACGAGATTTTGAAGCAGTTTGGATTTAACTGA
- a CDS encoding hypothetical protein (Evidence 4 : Unknown function but conserved in other organisms; MaGe:77308334), whose product MDTLSNKDFPTIMAVTDAARIAAARGEWNKVESYIQLREERLHREPLSSEQQVAIQSIDSTIAEQIKVAQAGLAALLDEAAKTRQRLQGLRRWNGAVSSDSGTIERHI is encoded by the coding sequence ATGGACACACTCTCCAACAAGGATTTTCCTACGATCATGGCCGTCACCGACGCGGCGAGGATAGCTGCGGCCCGAGGGGAATGGAACAAGGTCGAGTCCTACATTCAATTGCGCGAGGAGCGCCTTCATCGAGAACCTCTCTCTTCAGAGCAGCAAGTAGCGATACAGAGTATCGACAGCACAATTGCTGAACAGATTAAGGTCGCCCAGGCAGGCTTGGCCGCATTGCTCGATGAAGCCGCCAAGACTCGCCAGCGACTACAGGGACTGCGCCGATGGAATGGCGCGGTGTCTTCGGACTCAGGGACGATTGAGCGACACATTTAA
- a CDS encoding CbiA domain-containing protein (MaGe:77308330): protein MTTIISIASGKGGVGKSVMSANLALLLAKHGQRVVLADLDVGGADSHILFGLLNPPLTLTDFLNRRVATLTEIAQPLPVHQNLRIIPGTGDTLATANMPYSKKKRLIRNFQELDTDIIVADIGAGTSYHALDFFLMADHHVAVATPDPTSVLDLYRFIKLAAIRRVLSSFLARDAMAEALSDRDFSSVEEVLDVAGKTDEAGRGIAETALRTFQPALILNRVAGRSRVNVLQLRKLLKEYVGGDLTLLGEVPDDPAMERAVRSYLPVTELEPAAPASGALKHIANTLLQRITGPSANANAA from the coding sequence ATGACCACGATTATCTCAATCGCATCGGGAAAAGGCGGAGTCGGCAAGAGTGTGATGTCCGCAAACTTGGCGCTCTTGTTGGCCAAACACGGACAACGCGTGGTGTTGGCCGATCTCGATGTGGGAGGAGCGGACAGTCACATTCTCTTCGGCCTGCTGAATCCTCCGCTCACGCTGACCGATTTTCTCAATCGCCGCGTGGCGACATTGACGGAGATCGCCCAGCCGCTACCCGTGCATCAGAATTTGCGCATTATTCCAGGCACCGGCGACACGTTGGCCACGGCGAATATGCCCTATTCGAAGAAAAAGCGGCTCATCCGAAACTTTCAGGAATTGGATACCGATATCATTGTCGCGGATATCGGCGCCGGCACCAGCTATCATGCGCTCGATTTCTTTCTTATGGCCGACCATCATGTCGCCGTGGCCACGCCTGACCCCACGTCGGTCTTGGATCTCTATCGCTTCATCAAGCTGGCGGCCATTCGGCGTGTGCTGTCCTCGTTCCTGGCCCGCGACGCCATGGCGGAGGCGCTATCGGACCGCGATTTCAGCAGCGTTGAAGAAGTACTGGATGTGGCGGGCAAGACGGATGAGGCCGGGCGAGGAATCGCCGAGACGGCGCTGCGCACGTTTCAACCGGCCTTGATCCTCAATCGTGTCGCCGGACGTTCCCGGGTCAACGTCTTGCAGCTTCGGAAGCTCTTAAAAGAGTATGTCGGCGGCGACCTGACTCTCCTGGGGGAAGTTCCAGACGATCCGGCCATGGAGCGGGCGGTGCGTAGTTATTTGCCGGTGACCGAGCTGGAACCGGCGGCTCCCGCCTCAGGAGCCTTGAAACACATCGCGAACACGCTGCTCCAACGGATTACCGGTCCTTCGGCGAACGCGAACGCCGCATAA
- a CDS encoding Diguanylate cyclase (MaGe:77308332) has product MSLQSHDDLSRILLVGTPTLHRDIRWIQLARHGFACVPVTKQRYTAGQDGTADIQAIVYQVGARTTDTLAFLETVASRQSDVCVVLVGRNQKPDMVAQFLRKGAFDYVNWPCSLSRLTDSLMSGLRNRQTFLEVRTLSEDLATANRSLAQERDTLKQFNRRLAGLNQLTQALARSLKPEDVVQALFAGVPALTGAELIGLVRTNPERVWTWSKDGDQEREQVLHTQLLGRLGRPPQRVTSGAVTLRLVGSRPMSLLKSDDAPFAQAETAAQAMHDIPLAIGPHAIGVLHVQRAGSLPFTEDEQQLLATIGTSLSLTLRNADAHQELQDMALRDPLTGVFNRRALDEPLMRELKAGLRYRTPACLMILDLDYFKTVNDRLGHTAGDLVLRELASLMADTVREVDTVGRYGGEEFAIILPHTSIEQAQPLAERLRNLIETHAFDIEDGTVRLTASIGVAEVCNPAIVTVDDWVNAADEALYEAKAQGRNRVVVHTLAPLAPAQAATLCLAA; this is encoded by the coding sequence GTGAGCCTGCAATCGCACGACGATCTCTCGCGCATTCTTCTCGTCGGAACGCCTACGCTCCATCGGGATATACGATGGATTCAACTCGCGCGACATGGGTTTGCTTGTGTGCCTGTTACAAAGCAGCGCTACACCGCCGGCCAAGACGGCACCGCGGACATCCAGGCCATTGTCTATCAAGTCGGGGCGCGAACCACGGACACGCTGGCGTTTCTTGAAACCGTCGCTAGCCGACAGAGCGATGTGTGCGTCGTTCTCGTCGGACGGAATCAGAAACCGGATATGGTCGCGCAATTTCTTCGGAAAGGTGCCTTCGACTATGTGAATTGGCCTTGTTCTCTCTCACGCCTGACCGATTCGCTTATGAGCGGATTGCGCAACCGTCAAACATTTTTGGAAGTCCGCACACTCTCCGAAGATCTAGCCACCGCCAATCGGTCTTTGGCCCAGGAGCGCGATACGCTCAAGCAATTCAATCGACGCTTGGCTGGGCTCAATCAGCTGACACAAGCGCTGGCCAGATCGCTGAAGCCTGAAGATGTTGTGCAGGCGCTCTTTGCCGGTGTTCCCGCGCTCACCGGCGCCGAACTCATCGGTTTAGTCCGGACCAATCCAGAGCGTGTCTGGACCTGGTCAAAAGATGGCGACCAGGAACGGGAACAAGTGCTCCACACACAATTGCTCGGGAGGCTCGGGCGTCCGCCGCAGCGGGTCACATCGGGAGCGGTGACACTGCGCCTGGTAGGCTCGCGTCCTATGTCGCTGCTGAAGAGCGACGACGCGCCCTTTGCGCAGGCAGAGACAGCGGCGCAGGCCATGCATGATATTCCTCTGGCGATCGGACCGCACGCCATTGGAGTGCTGCACGTGCAACGAGCGGGATCCCTGCCTTTCACTGAAGATGAACAGCAGTTACTGGCTACCATTGGCACATCGCTGTCTCTCACCTTGCGGAATGCCGATGCCCATCAGGAGCTCCAAGACATGGCTTTAAGAGATCCTCTGACCGGCGTTTTCAACCGCCGCGCTCTCGATGAACCGCTCATGCGAGAATTGAAGGCTGGACTCCGCTACAGAACACCGGCTTGCTTGATGATTCTGGATCTGGATTACTTTAAAACCGTCAACGACCGCTTGGGTCATACAGCTGGCGATCTCGTCTTGCGAGAATTGGCGTCGCTCATGGCGGATACGGTGAGAGAGGTCGATACGGTCGGGCGGTATGGGGGAGAAGAGTTTGCCATCATTCTGCCACACACGTCGATCGAGCAAGCTCAACCGCTAGCCGAACGCTTGCGCAACCTCATTGAAACGCATGCGTTCGATATCGAGGATGGCACCGTTCGACTCACGGCGAGCATTGGGGTTGCCGAAGTCTGCAATCCGGCTATTGTCACGGTTGACGATTGGGTGAACGCAGCCGATGAGGCACTCTATGAGGCGAAGGCACAAGGGCGCAATCGCGTGGTCGTCCACACGCTGGCGCCACTCGCTCCGGCTCAGGCCGCGACGCTCTGTCTGGCCGCCTAG